A stretch of the Bacteroidia bacterium genome encodes the following:
- a CDS encoding ribonuclease HII: MLEKYFDKKLIEAGCDEAGRGCLAGPVYAAAVILPKNFKDSLLNDSKQLTDKQRKILRPIIEKKAIAWAVGIVDNNEIDKINILNASFLAMHRAIEKLSKKPQLLLIDGNRFTKYKKIPHHCIIQGDGKYLSIAAASVLAKTYRDDFMDDLHAQFPQYNWLKNKGYPTREHREAIRKIGITDFHRKTFRMLPEQLTFPF, encoded by the coding sequence ATGCTGGAAAAATACTTTGATAAAAAATTAATTGAGGCTGGTTGTGATGAAGCCGGTAGAGGCTGTTTGGCAGGACCGGTCTATGCAGCAGCAGTTATTCTTCCGAAAAATTTTAAGGATTCTTTGTTGAATGATTCGAAACAATTAACCGACAAACAACGCAAAATACTACGCCCAATTATTGAAAAAAAAGCGATTGCTTGGGCAGTTGGAATCGTTGATAACAATGAGATTGATAAAATAAATATTTTGAACGCCTCTTTTTTAGCAATGCACCGTGCGATTGAAAAGCTTTCGAAAAAGCCGCAATTGCTGCTCATTGACGGAAATCGGTTTACGAAATATAAAAAAATTCCGCACCATTGCATTATTCAAGGCGATGGAAAATATTTATCGATTGCCGCGGCATCTGTGCTTGCCAAAACGTATCGAGATGATTTTATGGATGATTTGCACGCGCAATTTCCGCAGTACAATTGGCTCAAAAATAAAGGATATCCTACACGCGAGCACCGCGAAGCCATAAGAAAAATAGGAATTACGGATTTTCATCGAAAAACATTTCGGATGTTGCCAGAACAACTTACATTTCCGTTTTAA